From Triticum urartu cultivar G1812 chromosome 2, Tu2.1, whole genome shotgun sequence, a single genomic window includes:
- the LOC125535038 gene encoding uncharacterized protein LOC125535038, which yields MQSSSTDGLSEVLIWPLSLCELLQVPFSIEDPDYKGLELDVMSPCEKHGMASERLVAFEGTDTGRRFLACAQPEGSNCGFVEWVDHQWPPTMQNALLKLWAMVEDAKSARVNDNLESSFTIHHLTEEKNNLEANYDKLVQDVHQLMSFQEDRVVDFRHLQSAITYQHECRSELVADMNGKDGKERCRGKEKHGEEKGKLELQIAGLIKAEEKLKEKIKGIQAILEK from the exons AGGTCCCTTTCAGCATTGAAGATCCAGATTACAAGGGGCTTGAGCTGGATGTGATGTCTCCATGTGAGAAGCACGGCATGGCATCTGAGAGGCTTGTTGCCTTTGAAGGAACAGACACAGGCAGGAGGTTTTTAGCATGTGCACAGCCG GAAGGTAGCAATTGTGGCTTTGTTGAATGGGTTGATCACCAGTGGCCCCCAACAATGCAGAATGCATTGTTGAAGCTATGGGCAATGGTTGAAGATGCCAAAAGTGCTAGGGTGAATGACAATCTTGAAAGTTCTTTCACTATCCACCATCTGACAGAAGAGAAGAACAACCTGGAGGCCAACTATGACAAGCTAGTCCAAGATGTGCATCAGCTTATGAGCTTCCAGGAGGATAGGGTGGTGGATTTCAGACATCTGCAGTCTGCCATTACATATCAGCATGAATGCAGAAGTGAACTGGTGGCTGATATGAATGGCAAAGATGGCAAAGAAAGATGCAGA GGAAAGGAAAAGCATGGTGAAGAGAAGGGGAAGCTAGAGCTTCAGATTGCTGGGTTGATTAAGGCAGAGGAGAAGCTGAAGGAGAAGATCAAGGGGATCCAGGCCATCTTAGAGAAGTga